The region GCTTTGCGCGCGGCCTTGCGGGCGACATCGTCGGTCACGGTGATATAAGCGCGGAGCTTCGAATCGACTTGGGCGATTCGCGCCAGGTAGGCCTCGGTCAATTCGACCGGTGAGATTTCGCGGGCGCGCAGCTTGTCGCCGAGCGCGACGACATCGAATTCGAGCAACTCGGAGTATGACATCGGCATCCTCGATCGGATGATCAGCGCTTCAATTTGGCGAGGCGCGCGGCTTCGGCGGCGATCACGGGGTAGCTGAACGGGACTGAAACGTCGTCGAGCGTCAGCGCCTTCAGATGCTGCGACAGCGTGAAGATCGGGCCCGCGCCGTTCGCGATGGCCTGCGCGTCGGTGTCGGAGACTTCGTAGGAGTAGAGATCGTGGAGGGTTTTCCTGACGGTATCGGCGGTGAGCATTGGTCTTTCTATACGCTCGCTGTGAGAGTGCGTCGATAACTATCGGCAGGACAGACACCGGCCCCTTTGGGGGCTTCCAAGATCTCTCGACGTCGCTCGGGATGACAAAATTTAATGCGCTGACTGGTTGTTGTCGGAATCAACTGGCTGCCATCCACTCCGTCATCCTGAGAGTGTGTGAAGAAAATGGCTCTTCCGTCGTTTTGATTGGTGGCCGCCAATTCGATCTCGGGCAGGGCCTCACGCCGCGATTTACTTCAGAGCGCGTAAAATGAAACCGGCGCGATCCTTCAGGGACCGCGCCGGTAGGTTTTCTGGTTATGCGATCAGCTTAGAAGCTGGCTGCACGGACCATCGCGTCGGTGGTGAAGAAGCTCTTGTCCACCGCGCCCATGTTGATGTACCAGCATTCGCGCTCAGGCGTTTCCATGCCCGGCAGATAGCACATCGTCGCGAGGCCCGATTGCACGTCGGTCGAAACCGCGCCTACGACGAACGAGCGCTTGAACGGATAGATCGCGACCTTCGCATCAGGCACCGGACGATCGCGCGTCGCCAGCCAGTAGATATGGCTGCGGAAGAGGCGGCCGGCACGATCATAGGTGTCGATGTAGGGCTCAAACCACATTTCGCTGTCCATGTAGATGACAGTGCGGGAATCGAGCGCGTTGATGCGCGAGCGATCAGGCAACGCCTGCACGATGTACAGGTGGCGCATTTCCCACGCTTCGGGGCATGCGCTGGTGCCGCCGTCGGTCGGGCAGCGCTGCTCAGGCGAGTGGACCGCATGGATCGTCGCCAGCATGTTCTTTTCGCCCAGGAACTTGTAGTTGTACTGCTCGGTCTTGGGGTTGAAGCCCGAATAGTGGTCAGGATCCCACGAGTGGGCCGAGGTGCCACCGGCGGTGGTGGACGAGCTCAGGATCGATTCGTCGACGCGGCGCAGTCGGCGCGAACCGGCGCTGAGTGACCAGGTGTCGTCGCCGCGCTTCGGATCAGCATAGCGCCAGCGGATGAAGCCGGTGCCGCGGATTTCCTGGGGCGCGAGCAGAGGATAGAGGCCGAACAGCCAGTAGCGGCCAGTGACTTTGAAATCGGGATCGATCGGAGTCGGCTCGACTTCGGTGCGGCCGACGAGATCGTATCCGGCGTAGTGACCGATCTGAAAGTACTCGATCTGCTGCGTCTGCGGGCCGCTCTTTTGATAGGCGGAGTCGCAATCGTAGTAGCGCAGATCGTAGTCATCAGTTGTGATCGGACGGAACACGTTGTTCCAGATGATCTTCTCGGCAACCTCAGGATCGTTGGCGTCGATCAGCGGGAAGGGCTGGCCCGCCACATAGCCGACGACGCTGCGCTTATCCTGCGAGAGCCGAACCTGTGAGGAGTACTTTTCGGTCGCGTCCTTGTAGGGCGGCGGCCAATCGACTCGCTCGGTGGGGACGACCTTCATCGACATCCCGTGTTGAACCTTGTAGTAGACACCGGGCCCGACAAGGTCCTGAACCTTTGCTGCATTCTCAGGCGTGATGAAATCGCCTGGTTTGACCTGGGCGTAGCCAGTGCCGGCGAGCGACGAGATCGCCGCCAGCGACAAGGCCGCCAGTGTCGTCTTGACCAACGACGACGTCTTACTCTGCCTATGCATACCTGCTGGCCTCCAAAGCTTAGGATGCGCGTGCATGAAATTTCGCGCGCATTTCTCGCTCGGACATTAGGCGTGCCGAATTTCCGAAGTCAAATCGGTTTCTCGCAGATCGCCAAGTGTGTGATGGAATTGCTCTAGACGAATTCAACGAAGCTAATGTTGATTCGACGCTACAGTCGCCGATTTTCTTCAGCGTAGAAAGATTATACGTTTCAGCGAAGTTAATGCTGAATTTCGAAAAGGGTCCAGAGTGGGCGGATTATTGATCTCGGGAGGGCAGCGGTGCGAGCGGTGGTTCTTATTGAATTTGGGTCAGTTCAATTTTGAAAATTTTTCAGGTCTCGGATTAGTATTAGTGTGCTTCGCAGAATATTTTTGAGGGCCGTAAAATCTGCGAAATCTGCTGCTTCTCCTGCTTCGATCAATCAGGTCAGCCACGCCCCTCATGATCGATTCTGTTACTGCAAGTGGCTGGTGCTAATTTTCTTTCAGTAAGCGCAGTCGCCGCTCGAGCACTTAGGAGAAGAAGGCGCGGCCCCTCGAGGAGGCCGCGCCCATTGTTTCTCTTTCGCGAGCGGTTAGAAGTTGGCCGCGCGCACCATCGCGTCCGTGGTGAAGAAGGTCTTGTCCACCGCGCCCATGTTGATGTACCAGCATTCGCGCTCTGGCGTTTCCATACCGGGCAGGTAACACATCGTGCCGAGACCGGTCTGAACGTCAGTGGAAACCGCGCCTACGACGAACGAGCGCTTGAACGGATAGATCGCGACTTTCGCATCAGGCACAGGACGATCGCGCGTCGCCAGCCAATAGATGTGGCTGCGGAAGAGGCGGCCCTGGCGATCGTAAGTGTCGATGTACGGCTCGAACCACATTTCGCTGTCCATGTAGATGACAGTGCGGGAATCGAGCGCACCGGCGATGCGCGAGCGATCGGGCAGCGCCTGCACGACGTACATGTGGCGCATTTCCCACGCCTCGGGGCAGGCGCTGGTGCCGCCGTCAGTCGGGCAGCGCTGCTCGGGCGAGTGGATGGCGTGGATCGTTGCCAGCATGTTCTTCTCGCCCAGGAACTTGTACTGATACTCCTCGGTCTTGGGGTTGAAGCCGGAATAGTGATCAGGATCCCAGGCGTGGGCGGATGTTCCGCTCGTCGTCGAGGAGCTCATGATCGCTTCGTTGATACGGCGGACGCGGCGCGAACCGGCGTTGAGCGACCAGATATCGTCGCCCCGCTTGGGCGCGGCATAGCGCCAGCGGATGAAGCCCGTGCCGCGGATCTCCTGCGGCGCGAGGATCGGATACAGGCCGAACAGCCAGTAGCGATCGGTGGTCTTGAAATCCGGATCGATCGGCATCGGCTCGACTTCGGTGCGGCCGACCAGGTCGTAGCCGGCATAGTGGCCGATTTGGAAGTACTCGATCTGCATGGTCTGCGGCCCGTTCTTCTCGTAGGACGAGTCGCAATCGTAGAAGCGGAGATCGTAGTCGTCGGTGGTGATCGGGCGGAAGACGTTATTCCAGATGATCTTCACCGCGACGTCGGGATCGTTCGCATCAATCAAGGGGAAAGGCTGACCCGCAACGAACCCCACCACGCTGCGCTTATCCTGCGACAGGCGAACCTGCGAGGAATACTTTTCGGTCGCGTCCTTGTAAGGAGGCGGCCAGTCAACTCGCTCGGAGGGCACGATCTTCATCGTCATGCCGTGCTGCACTTTGTAGTACACGCCCGGTCCGACGAGATCCTGAACCTTCGAAGCATTGTCGGGAGTGATGAAATCTCCCGGTTTAACCTGGGCGAAGCTGGTGCCGGAGATCGCTCCCGCGGCGACGAGCGCTGCGCCCGCGACGGTCGTCTTAATCCAAGACGACATCCTACTGGTCTGCATACCTGGCCTCCAAGCTTTTTGAAACGCGAGACCCAAGAGCCGCGTTTGTCTTGGCGCGACATTAGGATGGGTGTTTCTTGGCGTCAATTCAGATCATTGCAAGGCGCGAATTAGCAGGAGCGATGATCGATTTTGATTTAATGACAGCTAATGGCAGTCCTGGCCGCGCAGCAACCTGCGCAGGAGCTCGGCGAGCCGAGTATGGTCTCGTCATACAATATTCAAAATCAGGACTAAAAGCCGAAAATCTGCAGATTTTACGCAATATTGGCGAGGAGACGAGGCGAGGACGGAATTGACTAAAATTCAACAGAAGCCGGGCTGACCAGAACCTCCGAATAAGTTTAATTCCTCTATTCGAGCTCGAAAATCAGACTGCGAACAGTGCCCGCTTGATGCCTGAGATATATGATGCAGCAATTCCTTGCAGCGTTATGTTTTCTAATTCTAAGAGCTGATCCTCCTAATTTTTTGGTCAGCGCAAAGTTTCAGGCGATGCGGGCCCCGCGAGGGACCCGCACCGCCACTCGGCTCTTATCCCCTGGCGACGATCAGAAGTTGGCCGCGCGCACCATCGCGTCGGTGGTGAAGAAGCTCTTGTCCACCGCGCCCATGTTGATGTACCAGCATTCGCGCTCCGGCGTTTCCATACCGGGCAGGTAGCACATCGTGCCCAGACCGGTCTGAACGTCGGTCGATACCGCGCCTACAACGAACGAGCGCTTGAACGGATAGATCGCGACTTTCGCATCGGGCACAGGACGATCGCGCGTCGCCAGCCAATAGATGTGGCTGCGGAACAGGCGGCCCTGGCGATCGTAGGTGTCGATGTACGGCTCGAACCACATTTCACTGTCCATGTAGATGATCGTACGCGAGTCGAGCGCATTGATCTTCGAGCGATCGGGCAGCGCCTGCACGATATACATGTGGCGCATTTCCCAGGATTCGGGGCAGGCGCTGGTGCCGCCATCAGTCGGGCAGCGCTGCTCGGGCGAGTGGATGGCGTGGATCGTCGCCAGCATGTTCTTCTCGCCCAGGAACTTGTAGGTGTACTCCTCGGTCTTGGGGTTGAAGCCGGAATAGTGATCGGGATCCCACGAATGCACCGAGGTGCCGCTGGCGGTTGACGAGCTCATGATCGATTCGTTGATACGGCGGACGCGGCGTGAACCGGCGTTGAGCGACCAGATATCGTCGCCCCGCTTGGGCGCGGCATAGCGCCAGCGGATGAAGCCCGTGCCGCGGATTTCTTGCGGCGCGAGAATCGGGTAAAGGGCGAACAGCCAGTAGCGATCAGTCGTCTTGAAATCCGGATCGATCGGCATCGGCTCGACTTCGGTGCGGCCGACCAGGTCGTAGCCGGCATAATGGCCGATCTGGAAGTACTCGATTTGTTGGGTTTGCGGCCCGCTCCTGGTGTAGGACGAATCGCAGTCGTAGAAGCGCAAATCGTAGTCGTCAGTCGTGATCGGGCGGAAGACGTTATTCCAGATGACCTTGACCGCGACGTCAGGATCGTTCGCGTCGATCAGCGGGAAGGGCTGGCCGGCGACATAACCGATAACGCTGCGGCGATCCTGCGAGAGGCGAACCTGCGAGGAATATTTTTCGGTCGCATCCTTGTATGGAGGCGGCCAGTCAACGCGCTCGGAGGGCATGATCTTCATCGTCATGCCGTGCTGTACTTTGTAGTACACCCCGGGTCCGACGAGATCCTGAACCTTCGAAGCGGTGTCGGGCGTGATGAAATCTCCGGGTTTGACCTGGGCTGCGGCCGGGCTCGAGAGCGCAGCTAGCGCGACGAGAGCGGAGCCTGCCAAGGCGGTTGGCAACCAACGCGAGACGGTCTTCCTGAGCATACCTGGCCTCCAAGCCTGCGAAGCGGTGGACCCGTCGCAGTGATGAAACCGACATTAGAAAGCATGTTTCTGGAAGTCAATTTTAATTATTGAAACCCCGAGATTTAAAGCAAGAATACTGTTTTTCTATTTCAGAATCACTAATGTAATAATAACGGCGTTCCTGGACCGTATTGTCTGCCAACGGTAGCCACATCCGCTGGATCTGCGGCTAACTCTTCAATTAATTCAGGTCTTTTTTCGAGGATCTCCCAAGTCGCGTTGTTGACCTCATTTCAGCAGGCACCGATATGACCACAGCGTTGGATTAGTATTATTCTCTCGATTACAATTCGATATGTTATCCTCGACAACGATCACACTTTCAAACACAACTGAAACTCATCTGCGTGTTTTTTCCATTAGCACCGCTCATTTCCAACATTCAAATAAATGAAAAAGGGCGCGGCTCTTTCGAACCGCGCCCTGCAAAACCGGACTGCGTGCGAACTAGAAGTTCGCCGCGCGCACCATCGCGTCGGTGGTGAAAAAGCTCTTGTCCACCGCACCCATGTTGATGTACCAGCATTCGCGCTCAGGCGTCTCGCGGCCGGGCAGGTAACACATCGTCGCCAAGCCAGACTGCACGTCGGTCGAAACCGCGCCTACAACGAACGAACGCTTGAACGGATAGATCGCGACCTTCGCATCGGGCACCGGACGATCGCGCGTCGCCAGCCAATAGATGTGGCTGCGGAACAGGTTGCCCGAACGATCGTAGGTATCGATGTAGGGCTCGAACCACATTTCGCTGTCCATGTAGATGACAGTGCGGGAATCGAGCGCGTTGATGCGCGAGCGATCGGGCAGCGCCTGCACGATGTACATATGGCGCATCTCCCACGCTTCGGGGCATGCGCTGGTGCCGCCGTCAGTCGGGCAGCGCTCTTCGGGCGAATGGACCGCATGGATCGTCGCCAGCATGTTCTTCTCGCCCAGGAACTTGTACGTGTACTGCTCGGTCTTGGGGTTGAAGCCCGAATAGTGATCGGGATCCCATGAATGCGCGGCGGTTCCGCCCGACGGGTTGTTGCCGCCCGCGGTGGTGGACGAGCTCAGGATCGACTCATTGACGCGGCGCACGCGGCGCGAGCCGGCATCGAGTGACCAGGTGTCATCGCCACGCTTCGGATCGGCATAGCGCCAGCGGATGAAGCCGGAGCCGCGGATCTCCTGCGGCGCGAGGAGCGGATAGAGACCGAACACCCAGTAGCGGCCGGTCGTCTTGTAGTCGGGATCGATCGGGGTCGGTTCCACTTCGGTGCGGCCGACCAGGTCGTAACCGGCGTAGTGACCGATCTGAAAGTAGTCGATCTGCATGGTCTGCGGACCGTTCTTCTCGTACGACGAGTCGCAGTCGTAGTAGCGCAGATCGTAGTCGTCGGTCGTGATCGGACGGAACACGTTGTTCCACACGATCTTCTCGGCGACTTCAGGATCGTTGGCGTCGATCAGCGGGAAAGGCTGACCGGCCACGTAGCCGACGACGCTGCGATGGTCCTGCGAGAGCCGGACCTGCGACGAATACTTCTCGGTCGCGTCCTTGTACGGCGGCGGCCAATCGACGCGCTCGGTCGGCACGATCTTCATGGTCATGCCGTGCTGGACCTTGTAATACACGCCGGGTCCGACCAGGTCCTGTACTCTTGAAGAGTTCTCGGGCGTAATGAAATCGCCCGGTTTCACTTGTGCGAAGCTCGTGCCGGCTAGCGATCCGCCCGCTACCAGCCCGAGGAGCATCGCGGTCGTCTTCATCCATGACGACGTCCTCTGTTGATGCATTAAAATCCTCCGGAAAATAATTGGCGCAGGAAAATCAACTGCGCGGTTGGGTGCAATCGAAATTAAGAAATCGAAATAAATGAGGCAATTTGATCAGCGCGCAAATCGCGAAGCGCGCCGTGCAATCGCCCGCGCGGTTTTCAATCGGGCTAATGACGTTGATTCAATTGGGGACAGGATC is a window of Candidatus Binataceae bacterium DNA encoding:
- a CDS encoding DUF1329 domain-containing protein, translating into MLRKTVSRWLPTALAGSALVALAALSSPAAAQVKPGDFITPDTASKVQDLVGPGVYYKVQHGMTMKIMPSERVDWPPPYKDATEKYSSQVRLSQDRRSVIGYVAGQPFPLIDANDPDVAVKVIWNNVFRPITTDDYDLRFYDCDSSYTRSGPQTQQIEYFQIGHYAGYDLVGRTEVEPMPIDPDFKTTDRYWLFALYPILAPQEIRGTGFIRWRYAAPKRGDDIWSLNAGSRRVRRINESIMSSSTASGTSVHSWDPDHYSGFNPKTEEYTYKFLGEKNMLATIHAIHSPEQRCPTDGGTSACPESWEMRHMYIVQALPDRSKINALDSRTIIYMDSEMWFEPYIDTYDRQGRLFRSHIYWLATRDRPVPDAKVAIYPFKRSFVVGAVSTDVQTGLGTMCYLPGMETPERECWYINMGAVDKSFFTTDAMVRAANF
- a CDS encoding DUF1329 domain-containing protein — protein: MHRQSKTSSLVKTTLAALSLAAISSLAGTGYAQVKPGDFITPENAAKVQDLVGPGVYYKVQHGMSMKVVPTERVDWPPPYKDATEKYSSQVRLSQDKRSVVGYVAGQPFPLIDANDPEVAEKIIWNNVFRPITTDDYDLRYYDCDSAYQKSGPQTQQIEYFQIGHYAGYDLVGRTEVEPTPIDPDFKVTGRYWLFGLYPLLAPQEIRGTGFIRWRYADPKRGDDTWSLSAGSRRLRRVDESILSSSTTAGGTSAHSWDPDHYSGFNPKTEQYNYKFLGEKNMLATIHAVHSPEQRCPTDGGTSACPEAWEMRHLYIVQALPDRSRINALDSRTVIYMDSEMWFEPYIDTYDRAGRLFRSHIYWLATRDRPVPDAKVAIYPFKRSFVVGAVSTDVQSGLATMCYLPGMETPERECWYINMGAVDKSFFTTDAMVRAASF
- a CDS encoding DUF1329 domain-containing protein; the encoded protein is MHQQRTSSWMKTTAMLLGLVAGGSLAGTSFAQVKPGDFITPENSSRVQDLVGPGVYYKVQHGMTMKIVPTERVDWPPPYKDATEKYSSQVRLSQDHRSVVGYVAGQPFPLIDANDPEVAEKIVWNNVFRPITTDDYDLRYYDCDSSYEKNGPQTMQIDYFQIGHYAGYDLVGRTEVEPTPIDPDYKTTGRYWVFGLYPLLAPQEIRGSGFIRWRYADPKRGDDTWSLDAGSRRVRRVNESILSSSTTAGGNNPSGGTAAHSWDPDHYSGFNPKTEQYTYKFLGEKNMLATIHAVHSPEERCPTDGGTSACPEAWEMRHMYIVQALPDRSRINALDSRTVIYMDSEMWFEPYIDTYDRSGNLFRSHIYWLATRDRPVPDAKVAIYPFKRSFVVGAVSTDVQSGLATMCYLPGRETPERECWYINMGAVDKSFFTTDAMVRAANF
- a CDS encoding DUF1329 domain-containing protein produces the protein MQTSRMSSWIKTTVAGAALVAAGAISGTSFAQVKPGDFITPDNASKVQDLVGPGVYYKVQHGMTMKIVPSERVDWPPPYKDATEKYSSQVRLSQDKRSVVGFVAGQPFPLIDANDPDVAVKIIWNNVFRPITTDDYDLRFYDCDSSYEKNGPQTMQIEYFQIGHYAGYDLVGRTEVEPMPIDPDFKTTDRYWLFGLYPILAPQEIRGTGFIRWRYAAPKRGDDIWSLNAGSRRVRRINEAIMSSSTTSGTSAHAWDPDHYSGFNPKTEEYQYKFLGEKNMLATIHAIHSPEQRCPTDGGTSACPEAWEMRHMYVVQALPDRSRIAGALDSRTVIYMDSEMWFEPYIDTYDRQGRLFRSHIYWLATRDRPVPDAKVAIYPFKRSFVVGAVSTDVQTGLGTMCYLPGMETPERECWYINMGAVDKTFFTTDAMVRAANF